The Nasonia vitripennis strain AsymCx chromosome 5 unlocalized genomic scaffold, Nvit_psr_1.1 chr5_random0003, whole genome shotgun sequence genome has a window encoding:
- the LOC116417811 gene encoding nucleolin 2-like: MDNHRKMMDALRKDREVRYLASEIRKYDEEDVEEELKSLKISTKGNKAILRDRLLRAEILRAGLSETVPWYEWDNGGVIPTDSEEALTAILNHKKSKSRTSSKRDKKEVIAESASQSEIETGKETEYEAGDESLEEIVNSSVRQIQALSSLTSTDDGTPGFGCPLTVSNQLQQLISARVLSALQGSSSYATSQKSINPTSLLFVNKTTRAQPEVVPVSRLASSPTLDSNEGAQNFMGIWPYAETIRNSVQPNTGTIKESSTLRRSISDDGKFTRQVQEWELRTPKSKNRPHVQPTNLESALNETKDVERKKPTEPCAINQPRRRKITVQNPGLPWFARGASKKPASQPRAKKSSDSSSDSEEDSSSDESGKEESKNGALGKTPTKALDTKSKQPTRESLKKEKSKKKQTKRDSSSSSSDSSDSLSSQENDFDSSSSSDRHEKRKTKSCKKKSS; the protein is encoded by the coding sequence ATGGATAATCACAGAAAGATGATGGACGCACTGCGTAAAGATCGAGAAGTTCGTTACTTGGCCAGCGAGATTAGAAAGTATGATGAAGAAGACGTAGAAGAAGAACTCAAGTCGTTGAAAATTAGTACGAAGGGAAATAAGGCGATTCTAAGAGATCGCTTGTTAAGAGCCGAAATTTTACGAGCCGGTTTGAGCGAGACAGTGCCGTGGTATGAATGGGACAATGGTGGCGTTATCCCAACTGACTCCGAGGAGGCGCTGACGGCGATCCTCAACCACAAGAAAAGTAAATCCAGAACGAGTAGTAAacgagataaaaaagaagtGATCGCCGAGTCTGCCTCACAATCAGAAATTGAGACTGGCAAGGAAACCGAGTATGAAGCCGGTGATGAAAGCCTCGAAGAAATTGTTAACTCTTCAGTGAGACAAATACAAGCTCTGTCGAGCCTCACTTCCACAGACGATGGAACGCCCGGTTTTGGATGCCCGTTAACAGTATCAAATCAGCTCCAACAACTCATTTCTGCACGAGTACTCAGCGCTCTTCAGGGATCATCGAGTTATGCTACCAGCCAGAAGTCGATAAATCCCACATCTCTACTATTCGTCAATAAAACCACTAGAGCTCAGCCAGAAGTCGTGCCAGTGTCCCGTCTTGCCTCCAGCCCAACACTCGACTCTAACGAGGGAGCTCAAAATTTTATGGGGATTTGGCCTTATGCAGAAACCATTAGGAACTCCGTCCAGCCCAATACGGGAACAATTAAGGAAAGTAGCACGCTGAGAAGATCGATATCAGACGATGGGAAATTCACGAGACAAGTACAAGAGTGGGAATTAAGAACGCCGAAGTCGAAAAACAGACCTCACGTTCAACCGACTAACTTAGAGTCAGCGCTCAACGAAACTAAGGATGTAGAAAGGAAGAAGCCGACAGAACCGTGTGCCATTAATCAGcctagaagaagaaaaatcacaGTGCAAAACCCTGGGTTGCCCTGGTTCGCCAGAGGAGCTTCTAAGAAGCCGGCATCACAGCCGAGAGCCAAGAAATCATCTGATAGTAGTAGTGATAGCGAAGAAGATAGTAGCAGTGACGAATCGGGAAAAGAAGAGTCGAAGAACGGAGCCCTAGGTAAGACTCCTACAAAGGCCCTAGACACCAAGAGCAAACAACCAACTCGAGAGAGTCTGAAGAAAGAGAAGTCCAAGAAGAAACAGACCAAAAGAGACAGCTCGAGTAGTAGCTCCGACAGCAGTGACAGCCTTAGCAGCCAAGAGAACGACTTCGATAGCTCCTCAAGTTCTGACCGCCACGAAAAACGGAAAACAAAAAGCTGCAAGAAGAAATCGTCCTGA